TAGCATTTATTTCTATTATTTTAGGGCTGTCTTTTTTTATCTTTCCAACTAACTCGGTAGCAGCAAAGCAAATTTTTAAAGATGTTCCACCAGACCATTATGCGTATGATGCGATTAAATGGGCATACGATTTCAATATTATAAACGGCTATGCTAACGGTACATTCCGTCCAAACCAACCGGTCACAGAACAACAATTTGCTCAAATTTTAGTAGGCTACTTTGATTTGGAGCCTGTCTCGGAAGAACTGGAAAAATTCACGCCGAAAGCGATCCCATCCGATGCGAACTATAATACGCTTGCTGCCTATCAAGTACCTTTAAACGGCTATTTTCATAACAATATCCGAGGAAATGCTGTAAAACGTGGGACTGTTGCACAGGCAATTGCCTACATAGCAGATGGACAAACGACTTTAAATAAAGCAATCCGTTTTTTACTCGATCACCATATTTCTAACGGACAAAATGCAAAGTATGAGCAAACAAATTTACAGCGTTTTTTCGGTACAACAAATAATTTAACGCGTGCCCAGCTTGTTCTATTTTTTTATAACATGCAAAATAAAAACTTCTTTTATCGTTCTGACATAGCAGAAGAGAGCTTTTCTAGTAATAGCCCTCTTTATCAGCGTGCTTCCTCAGCTCGCAATATGCTAGATCGCTCACTGCTTGCTGGTGCAAACTGGTCCCCTGCTGCCGACAAAAAACCAAGTAAAACTTGGAACGGCGAGTATACGTATTTTCATACTT
The sequence above is drawn from the Solibacillus isronensis genome and encodes:
- a CDS encoding S-layer homology domain-containing protein; translation: MKRFYLAFISIILGLSFFIFPTNSVAAKQIFKDVPPDHYAYDAIKWAYDFNIINGYANGTFRPNQPVTEQQFAQILVGYFDLEPVSEELEKFTPKAIPSDANYNTLAAYQVPLNGYFHNNIRGNAVKRGTVAQAIAYIADGQTTLNKAIRFLLDHHISNGQNAKYEQTNLQRFFGTTNNLTRAQLVLFFYNMQNKNFFYRSDIAEESFSSNSPLYQRASSARNMLDRSLLAGANWSPAADKKPSKTWNGEYTYFHTYGKGDLDSKGRVLTISNSTKTGFQLTYYTYDGWASGTIEGTATFTSDTKARLTKTADGDRCVIEFERLTNKTVKTTEFYCETGRDQGTTYNGTLTLE